A DNA window from Dunckerocampus dactyliophorus isolate RoL2022-P2 chromosome 17, RoL_Ddac_1.1, whole genome shotgun sequence contains the following coding sequences:
- the purg gene encoding purine-rich element-binding protein gamma, whose protein sequence is MMADGCCRGMERVRAAKIASDSLPRATYPQQYVHTAPQQHDIQELASKRVDIQKKRFYLDVKQSVRGRFLKIAEVWIGRGRHDNIRKSKLTLSMSMAPALRYSLGDFIEYYARIGLRGGLDAHASDGKGRAPDPRRRAQEPALSPTGSAASDDHAHRVLKSELIERDNRKYFLDLKENQRGRFLRIRQTVSKGHGTMGYYGQGIEQTIVVPAQGLIEFRDALSQLIDDYGDDDERDRAASRNHDPSPELPEAATFRVDNKRFYFDVGSNRYGVFLKISEVRQPYRNTITVPLKAWARFGENFIRYEEEMRRMFTCHKEKRTDARQDSEEQED, encoded by the coding sequence ATGATGGCCGATGGATGTTGCAGAGGAATGGAGCGAGTCAGGGCTGCTAAGATTGCGTCAGATTCCTTGCCGAGAGCGACTTATCCCCAGCAGTACGTGCACACTGCCCCCCAGCAGCATGACATCCAGGAGCTCGCCTCCAAACGCGTCGATATCCAGAAGAAACGCTTCTACCTGGACGTGAAGCAGAGCGTGCGCGGACGCTTCCTGAAAATAGCCGAGGTGTGGATCGGCAGAGGCCGCCACGACAACATCCGGAAGAGCAAACTGACCCTGTCCATGTCCATGGCCCCCGCTCTCCGCTACAGCCTGGGGGACTTCATCGAATATTACGCCCGCATAGGACTACGGGGGGGGCTCGACGCGCACGCCAGCGACGGCAAGGGCCGCGCGCCCGATCCCCGCAGGAGAGCGCAGGAGCCCGCGTTGTCCCCTACCGGCTCCGCGGCGTCGGACGACCACGCGCATCGCGTCCTCAAGAGCGAATTGATCGAAAGGGACAATAGGAAGTACTTTCTGGACCTGAAGGAGAACCAGAGGGGTAGGTTCCTGCGCATAAGACAGACTGTCAGCAAAGGGCACGGTACCATGGGCTACTATGGCCAAGGGATCGAACAGACCATCGTTGTACCTGCGCAGGGGCTGATCGAGTTCAGGGACGCGCTCTCGCAGCTGATCGACGACTACGGCGACGACGACGAGCGCGACCGAGCCGCGTCCAGGAACCACGACCCCAGCCCGGAGCTTCCGGAGGCCGCCACCTTTCGAGTGGACAACAAGAGGTTTTATTTCGACGTCGGTTCCAACCGCTATGGCGTCTTTTTGAAAATCAGTGAAGTGCGGCAGCCGTACAGAAACACCATCACCGTTCCGTTAAAAGCCTGGGCGAGATTCGGGGAGAATTTCATCAGGTACGAGGAGGAGATGCGGCGAATGTTCACTTGTCACAAAGAGAAGAGGACAGATGCTCGGCAGGACAGCGAGGAACAGGAGGACTGA